In Nostoc piscinale CENA21, the genomic stretch TTCATCTAATTTCCAATAAGCCACTAACCCTGCTTCATCTCCTACTATTAGTCCACAACGATGAACTTGGATTTGTTCTAAGGTACAGGGATAATTCCAGACACTAATATTAGCTAATTGCCCAGCAAAATATACACGTTTGTGTAAAGTTGCCCCAAGAGTTAACGGACTAGTTGCTTTGTTTAAAGCTGTACCTCTTAAAGAATCAGTGTATTCTTGCTCATCCAGGTAGACTGTGAGCTTTCCCTGATTAAAAACAATAGCAAAAAAATGCCATGAGCCTATAGTTAACTCTCCTTGTCCAAAGGTTTTAATACCTTTGGTCACAGTTTCATCAATGTAAATATCTAAATTTCCTGCTTCACTAATACCAAATTCAAAATTATCGCTGTATCGGTCTGAAGAACGAGCAAAAAACACATTGCGAGTGCCGTAGCTAGTGGCTTTATTGGTTAATTGATGAGGGTTTATCCAGCCTGAAACTGTGAAGGTTGAACTTCCTTGTGCAAAAACACCACCAAGGTCGTTTTTACCAAAATCTATGTAATCATCTATGCCATCAAATGTTAAAACTGTTTGCGTCTGTACTATATTGCTCACAGCATTTTTATCTCCAAATAAAATTAATTTTTTATTAAAAAAGTAAATTTAAATAGTAATTTTTGAATGCTAAATTTAGCAATTAAAATAATAATATATTAACTTGTGACAATTTTATCTATATTTTTTCAATAAAAATGATTTACATATCATTTTGAGCAAGTCAAATTAGTCTTATATAGTTCAAAAAAGTATATTGTTGAAATCAAATTTAACAAATAACCAAGATGAAGACTGAGGATTTGAAATTCGCTTGCTAGGCCAAACCACAAATCCAGAATATTTGGTCTGATAGCCTATTTTTGCGTAACTAAAGTTTCGGCGATCGCCTGAGAAATTGGATAATAAGGTGAATATATTTCCATCCAGAAAAATTCTCCGACTGGGTTAATTTCGAGGAATACATAGCGGCCATCAGGAGTAAGAATGATATCAATTGCGCCATAGTTTAAGCTAAATTCAGCCATCAAGGTGAGTAGCTTTTTTTCAATATCTTCTGGCAAGTCGTAGGGTTGCCAATTCTTAGCTAAGGCTTTACCTTCTTTACGCCAATCAAAGGTAGAACCTTCTAAGCTTTGTGAATCGACTGCGGCTGTGAATACCCGATGTCCTACAATAGTTGTGCGTAATTCTAATGCTTTGGGTACGTTTTCTTGAAAAGTCATCGGACAAAAACGTAGCCCTTCCATATTCTCTAGATCATCTGCTGTTACGGGAGTGGTAAACACAACATTTTCCCGCCCTTGCTGATCATAAATAGCAAAGGAAGACAGCATTTTAGTAACAATACCTTGGGGACATTCTTGGGCAAATTGTTTGACGGCTGTGGGATTATTTGTAGTCAGGGTACGCGGAGTTAAAAGCCCAATTTTTTGGGCGACTTGCAACTGCAATTGCTTATTATTCGCCCGATCCACATTGAACATTTTATCTAAATGAAATCCTTGGAGACTGGCAATCATACCCCTCACGGTGACGCGACATTCCTGAATGGACGCATCTCGATATTGCTTGTCCATTGAATTGGGGATTTTATGCCCATAGCGCATCCGCCGATACCAAACGGCAGAAACTTCGCTTAAATCAAGCCGTTGTTCGCCATCGGTAATGATGACTCTTTCACTATCACCAGAGTAAATATCTAGCTTGACTTCAGTGGGAAATCTATCTGTGTCAAACCGAAATGCTTTTTCGCCTCTAGCTTCAATTTCTTTGATAACTAAAGGAATGCTTTCGTTGTCGTTGCTAAAGGTAACTATTAATGCTGTCATAAAAAGTATGAAGTCTGAAGTCTGAAATTTCGCTATGGCAATCCTAAATTATCTACAAACATCTTTCTCCCTTGTCTACCCTGTCTCCCTTGTCTGGATCATTCATGTTATTTGTCTGGTTGCAACAGTGCATCTGCGATCGCATCGGCAATGGGCAAGTTTAAATCCTTCTCTAACATTCCCCACTCGCCAGTAGGGTTAACTTCTAAAAATACATATTCGCCTGATGGGGTGAGGATAAAATCAAACGAGCCAAACAATAGTCCTAGTCTCCCCATAAAAGTTTGTAGACGAAGAACTACTTCATCAGGAAGTTCATAATGTTGCCATGCACCAACATCTACACCCGGTTTCCGCCAATCAACTTTGGCTGCTGCATACACATCTGCATTCAGCGCCCCGACAAACACTTCACCATTCACATACACTACCCGTAATTCCTGCTGCTTGGGAATTTGCTCTTGAAAAACCATTGGGCAGTAGCGCAGCGATTCAGCATCTTGTAAGTTTTCTTCTTTGACAACGCTGGTGTACATAAAGAACGAAGAGTTAGCCTGCATACTGCGAGAAAGTGCAGTTAACAGCTTGCTCACCATTTTGCCGTTCACTTGCTCAAAAAACTCTCTAGCGGCTGCTGCTTTGTTTGTCACAAGAGTTTGAGGAATCGCAAAACCTACTTCTGAGGCAATTCGCAGTTGACGCAGTTTATTACTGGCATAATCTATTCGTTCTAGATTATCTACCCAACGAGCTTGTTTGAGGCTATCCCAAAAACTATCTAAAGTTGTTTTTGATTCTTTAATACAAGCTTCGCGGAACTTGGGGGCTAATTCGGGAGTGATGTTTGGTTCCCAAATTCGGCGTAACCATACAGCTTGCACCTGTTCTGTGCTGATAGATTGGTTGTTATATTCTATAGTATGGTAGCTTTTAGACTTATCAAATTGTGCCGTTAATTGTAATTCTAAAGGGAATTTATCAGTATCTAGACGAAATGGTTGCGCTCCTTTTTTTAACAAAGCTTCTGCCACTTTATCTATTGTGAAGAAATCTCCACTGTGGGTAATTAATAAAACAACATCACCAGACAATTGCATAATATTATGTTGTAAAAATCTAAAAAAGCTTTTGTTTATAGTCCCAACTTCTTGAAGAAGTCGGGTTGATAAATGCGATCGCCTGCCCAACAGTAGCTTTTAGTTTTTAAATAACAATCAAGCTAGGTTTAGCTATCTTCCCAATCAGAAGGCCACTTAAAAGTCCAAATTGGAGGAGGTGGTGGGGGTTCTTCAGAAGGTGGTACCGGCGGATTTTCATCAGGTTGCGCTGCCAAAAAATAGGCAAAGAAAGGCACTACTTTTAGGGTGCCGCCTTGGGTTGTACTTGTAGACATGGTATTATTCCTTGATATTGATTTTTCTTGAGGGGTAGCAGTTAATTAATCACAACTACCCCATTCACTTTAGTTCAAGCTAACTAGATTTAAAAATCTTCAAAATCAGAAGGTTACTTGAAGGTGAAGAAAGGAGCATTATCTGCTTGTGCAGCAATTTGCTCTTCTAACAAACGAGCAAAGAAATGTACTACTTATAGGTTTGCTGGTTTGTTTGTGTTAATAGACATAGTATTCATTCTTGATGTTGGTTTTTATCCAGAAGTAGCAATTATTTAATCGATTACTGCTACTCCCTTCACCTCAAATTTAAAAGACTACTAAGTATCTTCTAAATCTGAAGGAAACTTGAAAGTCCAAGGCCAAGAAGGAGTTTCTGTTTCTCCTCCTTCTGCTGTTTGTTTTTCCAAGAAACATGCAAAGAATGGTACCAATTCGACATTCACAGTTTTAATTGTGTTTGTAGACATGGTGCTTTCCTTGAAGGAAACTATTTTTGCCACTAAATATATACCAGTAATTAAATATCTGTGCAAGGACAGTTAAGACAGTTAAGACTTAAGTTTGTGAAGACAGTTAAGACATTTAAGACAGTTAAGTAAAAATTTGTTAACAACTAGTAATATTTAAATAGGAATTTGCAAAAGACTACATTAATCAAGGCTTGATTGTTTTTTATCAAGCATAAGAATATTAAATATTTATTTTGAAAAAAAAATTAGCAAAGCCAATACTGAAAAATTACAATCAACAATTATGTTTGGCGTTGCAGAGATGCGGGATGAATTCAAATATTTAACCAAAATTAAAAGAGATTTTTCAAGCCTTTGCAACTGTAGCAACCCTCAATGATTAACAAATACCTCTCTTCCTTGTCTCCCTTGTCTTGCTATATTCTGAAGTAATATTAATTCTACAAGAGGCTGCATATAAACCCCTGAGACTGGAAATCTGGGGCTATACAAATAAAGCCTCCACTCGACAAGCTCACTGACCACCTTCGCAGGCTAATTATATGCTTCTTCATATCGATTTGGTATAACAGCAAATAAATAGCAAAATGCTGACCTTTGCCGCGATTGCATGATCTGATGATTTTGTTGAATCGGCAAGGACAATGCAACATTTAGTCTGACCACGTCATTACTTAAGATTTATTTTATAAATCGTCACTTACAAGTTGTGAGAACATTTGTTACTATTCAGACCCAGAAACATTATATAAAGTATTTGTACTGAAAAATACAACCAATTTTCAAAGTATTGACGTGAATTTATGCCTCTAGACGTAGTGATATTTTTTCATTGTTGATTTGAAATAATCATTATATTTACCAATGACGAAGTTTTACTAAATTTTAGAGAATAAAACACAACAATATATTTTTTAAATCTTAAAAAAATGTTTACTAACCCCAACATTTTTAACCATCAGGCAAAAAATATTGCAGTTAATAAAAATTTATTTTTAAATATCATTTTGGGGATAATTAACCGTCAAGATAAACAGCAGCATACCTCACAAAAAAGCTTCAAAAAACGTTTGAAACTGGCAGTAGAGAAGCTACATCATAAAACATTAGATATCAGATTACAGGGAATTACCGAACTCGGAGAATTAGCCAATTATCATGGACAAGAGAACTGGGAAA encodes the following:
- a CDS encoding MvdD family ATP-grasp ribosomal peptide maturase, with the protein product MTALIVTFSNDNESIPLVIKEIEARGEKAFRFDTDRFPTEVKLDIYSGDSERVIITDGEQRLDLSEVSAVWYRRMRYGHKIPNSMDKQYRDASIQECRVTVRGMIASLQGFHLDKMFNVDRANNKQLQLQVAQKIGLLTPRTLTTNNPTAVKQFAQECPQGIVTKMLSSFAIYDQQGRENVVFTTPVTADDLENMEGLRFCPMTFQENVPKALELRTTIVGHRVFTAAVDSQSLEGSTFDWRKEGKALAKNWQPYDLPEDIEKKLLTLMAEFSLNYGAIDIILTPDGRYVFLEINPVGEFFWMEIYSPYYPISQAIAETLVTQK
- a CDS encoding MvdC family ATP-grasp ribosomal peptide maturase codes for the protein MQLSGDVVLLITHSGDFFTIDKVAEALLKKGAQPFRLDTDKFPLELQLTAQFDKSKSYHTIEYNNQSISTEQVQAVWLRRIWEPNITPELAPKFREACIKESKTTLDSFWDSLKQARWVDNLERIDYASNKLRQLRIASEVGFAIPQTLVTNKAAAAREFFEQVNGKMVSKLLTALSRSMQANSSFFMYTSVVKEENLQDAESLRYCPMVFQEQIPKQQELRVVYVNGEVFVGALNADVYAAAKVDWRKPGVDVGAWQHYELPDEVVLRLQTFMGRLGLLFGSFDFILTPSGEYVFLEVNPTGEWGMLEKDLNLPIADAIADALLQPDK
- a CDS encoding microviridin/marinostatin family tricyclic proteinase inhibitor, which codes for MSTSTTQGGTLKVVPFFAYFLAAQPDENPPVPPSEEPPPPPPIWTFKWPSDWEDS
- a CDS encoding microviridin/marinostatin family tricyclic proteinase inhibitor, which encodes MSTNTIKTVNVELVPFFACFLEKQTAEGGETETPSWPWTFKFPSDLEDT